The Flavobacterium piscisymbiosum genome includes a region encoding these proteins:
- a CDS encoding acyloxyacyl hydrolase has translation MSKKLLFVILFLCVVFYAFAQDKKGKIAIGLNYGFGSEFSNSNYTFTNHFYKTQLYYRIKETKHFQYEILVQPEINFAIHQLLNFYFVKPETPDYIEKREEYTKLKDVHEYVLNFGFLVRKPIGKIFSIYVLGSIGPMITDTETERMSDGFAFADVLAFGISAKVDQFRFDIRPSIRHVSNAGLNSENAGYNTKNIEIGISYGL, from the coding sequence ATGAGTAAAAAATTACTGTTTGTTATATTGTTTCTTTGTGTTGTGTTTTATGCTTTTGCACAAGATAAAAAGGGTAAAATTGCGATAGGCCTTAATTACGGTTTTGGAAGTGAATTCAGTAACAGCAACTACACTTTTACCAATCACTTTTATAAAACCCAATTGTATTATCGAATTAAAGAAACGAAACACTTTCAATATGAAATTTTGGTGCAGCCGGAAATTAATTTTGCTATACATCAATTGCTTAACTTTTATTTTGTAAAGCCTGAAACGCCTGATTATATCGAAAAAAGAGAAGAATATACCAAATTGAAGGATGTTCATGAGTACGTTTTAAATTTTGGATTTCTGGTAAGAAAGCCAATAGGTAAAATATTCTCAATTTATGTTTTAGGAAGTATCGGACCCATGATTACAGATACTGAAACCGAAAGAATGTCTGATGGGTTTGCTTTTGCAGATGTTTTAGCTTTTGGAATATCTGCTAAAGTAGATCAGTTTAGGTTTGATATTCGACCGAGTATTCGGCACGTATCTAATGCAGGATTAAATAGTGAAAATGCGGGCTACAATACAAAGAATATTGAAATAGGTATTTCGTATGGTTTATAA
- the lgt gene encoding prolipoprotein diacylglyceryl transferase encodes MTLSSNIIWNPSEGIDLGFFMIRYYSLMFVIAFGLGWFIMKKIFERENESLDKLDSLFVWTVLATLIGARLGHVLFYDWEYFRNHLLEIFLPFRFEPKFEFTGFQGLASHGAAIAIIIAMYYYSKKILKRSLLWILDRVVIPVASGAIFIRLGNFFNSEIIGKETDSAFGIRFLHDQFSKNEAVNATQIADPKAAYTAIATDPKFAELLAQVPAKHPTQLYEGIAYIFVFATLYFLYWKTNARLKSGLLFGLFLVLLFVVRFIVEFVKESQGGIEEELGIFSTGQWLSIPFIIIGLFFIIRAQRNPLAAS; translated from the coding sequence ATGACACTTTCTTCAAATATCATTTGGAATCCTTCAGAAGGAATCGACTTAGGATTTTTTATGATTCGTTACTACAGTTTAATGTTCGTAATCGCTTTTGGATTAGGCTGGTTCATAATGAAAAAGATTTTTGAACGCGAAAATGAATCACTAGATAAATTAGACTCTTTATTTGTCTGGACTGTTTTAGCAACTTTGATAGGCGCACGTTTGGGACATGTTTTATTTTACGATTGGGAATATTTCAGAAATCATTTACTTGAAATCTTCCTGCCATTTAGATTTGAACCAAAATTTGAATTTACCGGTTTTCAAGGCTTAGCAAGCCATGGTGCAGCAATTGCTATTATAATTGCAATGTACTATTACAGCAAAAAAATATTAAAACGTTCTTTATTATGGATTTTAGATCGTGTAGTTATTCCTGTAGCGAGTGGTGCTATTTTTATTCGTCTTGGAAATTTCTTCAATTCTGAAATTATCGGAAAAGAAACTGATTCTGCATTCGGGATTCGTTTTTTACATGATCAGTTTAGTAAAAATGAAGCTGTAAACGCAACACAAATTGCAGATCCAAAAGCAGCTTACACTGCAATTGCAACAGATCCTAAATTCGCCGAGTTATTAGCTCAGGTTCCTGCAAAACACCCAACACAACTATATGAAGGTATTGCCTATATATTTGTTTTCGCTACTTTATATTTCTTGTACTGGAAAACAAATGCAAGACTTAAATCAGGATTATTGTTCGGATTGTTTTTGGTTCTTTTATTTGTAGTTCGTTTTATAGTAGAATTTGTAAAAGAAAGCCAGGGAGGAATCGAAGAAGAATTAGGCATTTTCTCTACAGGACAATGGTTAAGTATTCCTTTTATCATTATAGGTTTGTTTTTTATTATTAGAGCGCAAAGAAATCCTTTAGCTGCATCTTAA
- the yidD gene encoding membrane protein insertion efficiency factor YidD, producing the protein MKVTTPFVLLVRFYQTAISPFTPASCRFEPTCSSYMIQALQTHGLFYGGYLGIKRILSCNPWGRTGYDPVPEKKCSHKH; encoded by the coding sequence ATGAAAGTAACTACTCCATTTGTTTTATTAGTGCGCTTTTATCAAACTGCAATTTCGCCTTTTACACCGGCAAGCTGCAGGTTCGAACCAACATGCTCGAGCTATATGATTCAGGCACTACAAACTCATGGATTATTTTATGGCGGATATCTGGGAATAAAACGAATTTTGAGTTGTAATCCCTGGGGAAGAACCGGCTACGATCCAGTTCCCGAAAAGAAATGTTCACATAAACATTAA
- the cysS gene encoding cysteine--tRNA ligase — MPLYTSQPLKIYNSLSGEKENFKPIHEGNVGMYVCGPTVYSNVHLGNVRTFMSFDVIFRYFLHLDYKVRYVRNITDVGHIVDDVDEGEDKIAKKARLEQLEPMEVVQRYTVDFHDILKSFNFLPPSIEPTATGHIIEQIEIIKKIIDTGIGYEANGSVYFDVVKYNENHNYGVLSGRNIEDMLANTRDLDGQSDKRNPQDFALWKKAEPEHIMRWPSPWSDGFPGWHLECTAMSTKYLGNHFDIHGGGMDLKFPHHECEIAQNEACTGQSPVNYWMHANMLTLNGKKMAKSTGNNILPGEILSGDNTILSKAFSASVTRFFMLQAHYRSILDFSDDAIVAAEKGYKRLMEAVDALPGISASTTSSIDIASWKQLSYDAMNDDFNTPILIAQLFEAVRYINLLKEGKETISAEDLTSFATAINAFVFDVLGLSDDKGADANNDKLEGVVNMLIGMRNQARADKNFALSDQIRDQLIALGIQLKDGKEGTSFSI; from the coding sequence ATGCCATTATACACATCACAGCCTCTAAAAATATACAATTCACTTTCGGGTGAAAAAGAAAATTTCAAACCAATCCATGAAGGAAATGTTGGAATGTATGTTTGCGGACCTACGGTTTATAGCAATGTACACTTAGGAAATGTGAGAACTTTTATGTCTTTTGATGTGATATTCAGATATTTTCTACACCTTGATTACAAGGTTCGTTACGTTCGTAATATTACTGATGTTGGACATATTGTAGACGATGTTGATGAAGGTGAAGATAAAATTGCCAAAAAAGCACGTTTAGAGCAACTGGAACCTATGGAGGTTGTACAGCGCTATACGGTAGATTTTCATGATATCCTAAAATCTTTCAACTTTTTACCGCCAAGCATCGAACCTACTGCTACGGGACATATTATTGAACAAATCGAAATTATCAAAAAAATCATTGATACCGGAATTGGTTATGAAGCCAACGGATCTGTTTATTTTGATGTTGTAAAATATAACGAAAATCATAATTACGGAGTTTTAAGCGGCCGAAATATCGAAGATATGTTAGCCAATACCCGTGATCTTGATGGTCAGTCTGATAAAAGAAATCCCCAGGATTTTGCTCTTTGGAAAAAAGCAGAACCGGAACATATCATGAGATGGCCTTCACCTTGGAGCGATGGTTTTCCTGGCTGGCACCTTGAATGTACTGCTATGAGCACCAAATATTTGGGTAATCATTTTGACATTCACGGAGGTGGAATGGATTTAAAATTCCCTCATCATGAATGTGAAATTGCTCAAAACGAAGCTTGTACAGGTCAGTCTCCGGTAAATTACTGGATGCATGCCAATATGCTGACCCTTAACGGTAAAAAAATGGCCAAATCGACTGGAAATAATATTTTACCAGGCGAGATTTTAAGTGGTGACAATACTATTTTAAGTAAAGCTTTTTCAGCTTCTGTAACACGTTTTTTTATGTTACAGGCGCATTACAGAAGTATTCTGGATTTTTCTGACGATGCTATTGTTGCAGCCGAAAAAGGATATAAAAGATTGATGGAAGCTGTTGATGCCTTACCAGGTATTTCGGCAAGTACCACTAGTTCTATAGATATTGCTTCATGGAAGCAATTGTCTTACGATGCCATGAATGACGATTTCAATACTCCTATTTTAATCGCGCAATTGTTCGAGGCTGTTCGTTATATCAATTTACTGAAAGAAGGAAAAGAAACGATTTCTGCCGAAGATCTAACTTCATTTGCAACTGCCATTAATGCTTTTGTTTTTGATGTTTTAGGTTTAAGTGATGACAAAGGTGCTGATGCTAATAATGATAAATTAGAAGGTGTTGTAAATATGCTTATTGGAATGAGAAATCAAGCCAGAGCCGATAAAAACTTTGCACTTTCTGACCAAATTCGCGATCAGTTGATTGCTTTGGGAATTCAGTTAAAAGACGGAAAAGAAGGCACAAGCTTTTCTATATAA
- a CDS encoding four helix bundle protein, which produces MAKIEKFEDLEIWRLAREICQKIEFLIQNTNLKTNYSLKDQIDRSSGSIMDNIAEGFERNGNREFIQFLSIAKGSAGEVKSQSYRAFDKKLITEEQHSKLNEIVELEKNKIGAMMNYLNNCEIKGLKFK; this is translated from the coding sequence ATGGCGAAAATAGAAAAATTCGAAGATTTAGAAATTTGGAGATTGGCTAGAGAAATCTGCCAAAAAATAGAATTCCTAATCCAAAACACGAACTTAAAAACAAACTATTCTTTAAAAGATCAGATTGACAGAAGTTCAGGCTCTATTATGGATAATATTGCTGAAGGTTTTGAACGAAATGGCAATAGAGAATTTATCCAATTTCTTAGTATTGCAAAAGGTTCAGCTGGAGAAGTAAAATCACAGTCCTATAGAGCTTTTGATAAAAAATTGATTACCGAAGAACAACATTCTAAATTGAATGAAATAGTTGAATTAGAAAAGAACAAAATCGGTGCGATGATGAACTATCTAAACAATTGTGAAATCAAAGGATTAAAATTCAAATAG
- the folE gene encoding GTP cyclohydrolase I FolE — translation MINNEDFLDEIGDNHFSSNAQNPVRQDAFDLSDDEKIERIKKDVENILQTLGMDLTDDSIKGTPNRVAKMFVKEIFGGLNPSKQPKASTFDNNYKYGEMLVEKNITVYSTCEHHLLPIIGRAHVAYISSGRVIGLSKMNRIVEYYAKRPQVQERLTMQIVQELQKALGTEDVACVIDAKHLCVNSRGIKDIESSTVTSEFGGKFKDPQTKREFLDYIKLDTQF, via the coding sequence ATGATAAATAACGAAGATTTTTTAGACGAAATAGGAGACAATCATTTTAGCAGCAACGCACAAAACCCTGTAAGACAGGATGCTTTTGATTTAAGCGATGATGAAAAAATAGAAAGAATAAAAAAAGATGTTGAAAATATCCTGCAGACTTTAGGAATGGATTTAACGGATGACAGCATAAAAGGTACTCCAAACCGAGTAGCAAAAATGTTTGTAAAGGAAATTTTTGGTGGTCTTAATCCTTCAAAACAACCAAAAGCTTCAACTTTTGATAATAATTACAAATACGGTGAAATGTTAGTCGAGAAAAACATTACCGTTTATTCTACCTGCGAACACCATTTATTACCCATTATCGGACGCGCGCATGTTGCTTACATTTCGAGCGGAAGAGTGATTGGTTTATCAAAAATGAACCGAATTGTAGAATATTATGCCAAAAGACCTCAGGTTCAGGAGCGTTTAACAATGCAAATTGTTCAGGAATTACAAAAAGCTTTAGGTACTGAAGATGTTGCTTGCGTTATCGATGCCAAACACCTTTGTGTAAACTCAAGAGGAATTAAAGATATCGAGAGCAGCACTGTAACGTCTGAATTTGGTGGAAAATTCAAAGATCCTCAAACGAAGAGAGAATTTTTAGATTATATTAAATTAGACACTCAATTTTAA
- a CDS encoding pyridoxal phosphate-dependent aminotransferase has translation MPTISHKGRNMPESPIRKLAPFADLAKQKEKKVYHLNIGQPDIKTPEVAIEAVKNIDLTLIEYSPSAGYESYRKKLAQFYQRQNVNVNSEDIIVTTGGSEALLFALATITDPGDEIIIPEPFYANYHAFASSTSATVIPVISTIETGFALPSIEDVEKLITPKTKAILICNPGNPTGYLYSEAEIKQLAGLIKKHDLYLIADEVYREFLYDGDDVHYSVMNLEDVQQNVIMVDSVSKRYSMCGARIGCLITKNKDVLATVMKFAQARLSPPTIEQIACEAAIDTPQSYFDEVISEYKGRRDTLITELNKIEGVIVTKPKGAFYCIAQLPIENSEDFAQWLLETYDLNGETVMVAPAAGFYSTPGMGLNQVRIAYVLNKKDLVTAVNILKEALLVYNKK, from the coding sequence ATGCCAACAATTTCACACAAAGGCAGAAACATGCCCGAATCACCGATACGTAAACTTGCTCCTTTTGCAGATCTTGCAAAACAAAAAGAAAAAAAAGTGTATCACTTAAACATTGGTCAACCGGATATCAAGACACCCGAAGTGGCCATCGAGGCGGTAAAAAATATTGATTTAACTCTTATAGAATACAGTCCGTCTGCCGGATATGAAAGTTATAGAAAAAAATTAGCTCAATTTTACCAACGTCAAAACGTAAATGTTAACTCAGAAGACATCATTGTTACTACTGGTGGCTCTGAAGCCTTATTGTTTGCATTGGCCACAATTACAGATCCGGGAGATGAAATTATTATTCCGGAACCTTTTTATGCTAATTATCATGCGTTTGCATCGTCTACAAGTGCAACTGTAATTCCTGTTATTTCTACGATCGAAACTGGATTTGCATTGCCAAGTATTGAAGATGTTGAAAAATTGATTACACCAAAAACCAAAGCGATTTTAATTTGTAATCCTGGTAATCCAACGGGTTATTTATATTCTGAAGCCGAGATAAAACAATTAGCCGGCTTAATAAAAAAACACGATTTGTATTTAATTGCTGACGAGGTTTATCGTGAGTTTTTATACGATGGCGATGATGTTCATTATTCTGTGATGAATCTTGAGGATGTTCAGCAAAATGTAATCATGGTCGATTCTGTATCAAAACGTTACAGTATGTGCGGAGCAAGAATTGGATGTTTGATTACTAAAAATAAAGATGTTTTAGCCACCGTAATGAAATTTGCACAGGCGCGTTTAAGTCCGCCAACAATTGAGCAAATTGCCTGCGAAGCTGCGATAGATACGCCACAAAGTTATTTTGATGAAGTAATATCAGAATATAAGGGCCGTCGTGATACTTTGATTACAGAATTGAATAAAATTGAAGGTGTTATTGTTACCAAACCCAAAGGCGCTTTTTATTGCATTGCACAATTGCCTATAGAAAACTCTGAAGATTTTGCACAATGGCTTCTTGAAACTTACGATCTTAATGGCGAAACTGTTATGGTTGCTCCTGCCGCAGGATTTTATTCGACTCCGGGAATGGGATTGAATCAGGTAAGAATTGCTTATGTCTTAAACAAAAAAGATTTAGTGACTGCTGTAAACATTTTAAAAGAAGCACTTTTGGTTTACAACAAAAAATAA
- a CDS encoding PDZ domain-containing protein: protein MKKYFMLFFGLLTSLSLMAQGDFLIDKHSSKVTIPFKLINNLIFIPIKVNGIELNFLLDSGVEETILFSMEERQEVSFNNIQKIKLRGLGSEAEIEGLKSTNNVLESHGLKSSNHLVYIILDQSFNLSSHIGIAVNGIIGYKFFKNNIVEINYQKKRIVVHLNNEQTKQKLDKKFKTVPITIERSKPYIYATAIVDDNKVPAKLLIDIGNSDAFWIFENNKIKLPIKNFPDFLGKGFSGDIEGHRAKIDNFFIDDFNFKKPIVSFPDSSSIKNVKMVPDRIGSVGGEVLKRFTVVLDYADKKMYLKKNSKFSEPFTYNKSGITIQHNGLQWVQETVHLEMVKVASTLDEVTSNEKKDGNFRYKFSLKPVYEIVNIRKNSAAEKCGLQKGDILVSINKNLPYKYSLEQINNLLKSEEDIWINLEVERNSLILKFRFKLEDEL, encoded by the coding sequence ATGAAAAAATATTTCATGTTGTTTTTTGGGCTTTTGACATCTTTGTCACTTATGGCACAAGGTGATTTTTTGATTGATAAGCACAGTAGCAAGGTTACTATTCCCTTCAAACTGATTAATAACCTTATTTTTATTCCAATAAAAGTAAATGGTATTGAATTAAATTTCCTGCTCGATTCCGGTGTCGAAGAAACGATCTTGTTTAGTATGGAAGAAAGGCAGGAAGTGAGTTTTAATAATATTCAGAAAATAAAACTACGCGGTTTAGGAAGTGAAGCCGAAATAGAGGGTCTGAAATCGACAAATAATGTTTTAGAATCCCATGGTTTAAAATCTAGTAATCATTTGGTTTATATTATTTTAGACCAGAGTTTTAATTTGTCTTCACATATAGGGATTGCGGTAAACGGTATCATAGGATATAAATTTTTTAAAAATAATATTGTAGAAATCAATTATCAAAAAAAGAGGATAGTTGTGCATTTAAACAACGAACAAACCAAACAAAAACTAGATAAAAAATTCAAAACAGTTCCTATAACTATAGAAAGATCCAAACCTTATATTTATGCCACGGCAATTGTCGATGATAACAAAGTACCGGCCAAATTACTGATCGATATTGGTAACAGTGATGCTTTTTGGATTTTTGAAAATAATAAAATTAAATTGCCCATAAAGAATTTTCCTGACTTTTTAGGAAAAGGATTTAGTGGCGATATTGAAGGACACAGGGCTAAAATTGATAATTTTTTTATTGATGATTTTAATTTTAAAAAACCAATTGTCTCTTTTCCCGATTCAAGTTCTATTAAAAATGTAAAAATGGTTCCGGATCGAATAGGGTCTGTTGGCGGAGAAGTTTTAAAAAGGTTTACCGTAGTTCTGGATTATGCAGATAAGAAAATGTATCTTAAAAAAAACAGTAAATTTTCTGAACCCTTTACTTATAATAAAAGCGGAATCACAATTCAGCACAACGGCCTTCAATGGGTTCAGGAAACGGTTCATTTAGAGATGGTAAAAGTGGCTTCAACATTAGATGAAGTTACAAGTAATGAAAAAAAAGATGGTAATTTTAGATACAAATTTTCATTAAAACCTGTTTATGAAATTGTCAATATCCGTAAAAACTCAGCTGCCGAAAAATGCGGATTGCAAAAAGGTGACATTCTTGTAAGTATAAACAAAAATTTACCTTATAAATACAGTCTTGAACAAATAAATAACCTATTAAAATCTGAAGAAGATATTTGGATTAATCTTGAAGTAGAAAGAAACAGTCTTATTTTAAAATTTAGATTTAAGCTTGAAGATGAATTATAA
- a CDS encoding gliding motility-associated C-terminal domain-containing protein has product MVKNYTNFLQIVLFFVFLSVLPSKIYAQCAGDDAQKIICDIQNSANQNISLFSLLGGSPTAGGKWTDDNNFRGLDSITGNLNAQLIKEGGVYHYTYTAPDVAGCTDNTATITLTIGAYVGVGSKATVCSLAGSFNLFTAFDSTVMGPHENGIWRDAAGAILGSPSINIRYITTPTETRQFTYEVPLVPDCPSTPLITTVYVTIVRTPEEGNPQELTLCGTTDLDSYTNYDMFESLKDEDPGGVWKGPDIISRSDHNINLKELFDKYGAGDLNYTYTVLAVPNQNICTDRTAFVTITLEKRIDFTGTTLVVLKDICESEMATATYSAKITEGPDGIPDGEYKITFNVAGPTGGSETVTVNFLNGVVNFPIKSAYFQKVGKFTVNITSIIPTVGPKKCVTIFSPFSYDINISPLPRLDNAVITASAVCQNDIATIQISNATLLTDGKYRIVYKINGDNVATAQTATITAVGGKASFEIPGSLNAKSGLSVITITNITNITNPTPQCSNTANVIGNLTINPLPVVTNVKVLVNDDCLNGVFTASVSGLGTLTKVKLSYVLLDNNTSTAQTVDLTVVNGNASFVIPSALLANTGSTVISATYLTNDITGCGSILTNILDSFLVNPIPLAPVAVNPPDFCKVDRATIANLTPRGPQYKWYNSAALTTPLADTYLLKSEDLYVTETSAANCTSPASMISVVVKDTSAPTLNPDGQNFCGLKNPAISDLSKATNVPSTVSWYDAQNNGNLLASTTLLVDKATYYGYDLSSVTDCISDSVLEVTVSLTECDPAEYAFFIPDGFSPNGDNVNDTFRIPDIEYLYPDYTLEIFNRYGNVMFKGNANKPNWDGRNSEAAGFGDGIAPNGVYFYIVNFNKDSRKAQQGRLYLNR; this is encoded by the coding sequence ATGGTTAAAAACTACACTAATTTCTTACAAATTGTATTGTTTTTTGTTTTTTTATCGGTTTTACCCTCAAAAATTTATGCACAATGTGCTGGAGATGATGCACAAAAAATAATTTGTGACATTCAGAATTCAGCTAATCAAAATATTTCTTTATTTTCATTACTGGGAGGTTCTCCAACTGCTGGCGGAAAATGGACAGACGATAATAATTTTAGAGGTTTGGATTCTATCACCGGAAATCTAAATGCACAACTTATTAAAGAAGGTGGTGTTTACCATTACACCTATACTGCTCCTGATGTTGCGGGATGTACAGATAATACAGCAACAATAACACTTACTATTGGTGCTTATGTAGGAGTTGGATCTAAAGCTACGGTATGTAGTCTTGCCGGCAGCTTTAATCTTTTTACGGCATTTGATAGTACTGTTATGGGACCTCATGAAAACGGAATCTGGCGAGATGCTGCAGGCGCGATTCTGGGGTCACCTTCCATTAATATTAGATATATTACAACCCCAACAGAAACACGTCAATTTACGTATGAGGTGCCGCTCGTGCCCGATTGCCCGTCTACGCCGCTAATTACAACTGTATATGTCACCATTGTAAGGACGCCTGAAGAGGGAAACCCACAAGAACTTACATTATGCGGAACTACAGATTTGGACAGTTATACCAATTATGATATGTTTGAATCACTTAAAGATGAAGATCCTGGTGGTGTTTGGAAAGGGCCTGATATCATTTCACGATCAGATCATAATATTAATCTTAAGGAATTGTTTGATAAGTATGGAGCGGGTGATTTGAATTATACGTACACCGTTCTTGCGGTTCCTAACCAAAATATCTGTACCGACAGAACTGCATTTGTAACCATTACACTCGAAAAAAGAATTGATTTTACAGGTACAACACTTGTTGTGCTTAAAGATATTTGCGAAAGTGAGATGGCTACCGCTACTTATTCGGCAAAAATTACAGAAGGTCCTGATGGTATTCCTGACGGAGAATATAAAATTACTTTTAATGTAGCAGGTCCAACAGGAGGATCAGAAACGGTAACGGTAAATTTCCTAAACGGAGTAGTTAATTTTCCAATTAAATCTGCATATTTTCAAAAGGTTGGTAAGTTTACTGTCAACATAACAAGTATTATTCCAACGGTCGGCCCAAAAAAGTGTGTCACTATATTTAGTCCTTTTTCTTATGATATAAATATTTCTCCTTTGCCGCGTTTAGATAATGCTGTAATAACTGCCAGCGCAGTTTGCCAGAACGATATTGCAACAATTCAAATTTCGAATGCCACTTTATTAACCGATGGTAAGTATCGTATCGTTTACAAGATTAATGGCGATAATGTAGCGACAGCGCAAACTGCCACTATAACAGCTGTAGGAGGAAAAGCCAGTTTTGAAATTCCGGGAAGCTTAAACGCAAAAAGTGGATTATCAGTAATTACAATTACTAATATCACCAATATTACAAATCCAACTCCGCAATGTAGTAATACAGCAAATGTTATAGGAAACCTGACAATTAATCCTTTGCCTGTTGTTACAAATGTAAAAGTGCTGGTTAATGATGATTGTTTAAACGGAGTTTTTACTGCTAGTGTTTCAGGCTTAGGAACCTTAACAAAAGTGAAACTTTCTTATGTACTTTTAGATAATAACACTTCGACAGCACAAACTGTCGATTTAACTGTTGTAAACGGGAACGCCAGTTTTGTAATTCCGTCAGCTTTACTTGCAAATACAGGTTCTACTGTAATTTCGGCTACTTATTTAACGAATGATATTACAGGTTGTGGCAGTATTTTGACCAATATATTAGATAGCTTTTTAGTAAATCCTATTCCGTTGGCGCCAGTTGCAGTTAATCCGCCTGATTTTTGCAAAGTAGACAGAGCAACAATTGCGAATTTAACACCGCGTGGGCCGCAATATAAATGGTATAATTCTGCAGCTTTAACCACGCCGCTTGCAGATACTTATCTTTTAAAATCTGAAGACCTATATGTTACCGAAACTTCTGCGGCAAATTGTACATCGCCAGCCAGTATGATTTCGGTAGTAGTAAAAGATACTTCCGCACCAACTTTAAATCCTGACGGACAAAATTTTTGCGGACTAAAAAATCCAGCAATTTCAGATCTTTCAAAGGCGACAAATGTACCTTCGACGGTTTCGTGGTATGATGCTCAAAATAATGGTAATTTATTGGCTTCGACTACTTTGCTTGTTGATAAAGCTACTTATTACGGATACGATCTTTCGAGCGTGACCGATTGTATTTCGGATAGCGTCTTAGAAGTTACCGTTTCATTAACCGAATGTGATCCTGCAGAATATGCTTTTTTTATTCCTGACGGATTTTCGCCAAATGGAGATAATGTTAATGATACGTTCAGAATTCCTGATATTGAATATTTATACCCGGATTATACGCTTGAAATTTTCAATAGATATGGAAATGTAATGTTTAAAGGAAATGCAAATAAACCCAATTGGGACGGAAGAAATTCTGAAGCTGCAGGTTTTGGAGACGGAATAGCGCCAAACGGAGTCTATTTTTATATTGTCAATTTTAATAAAGACAGTAGAAAAGCACAGCAAGGCCGACTTTACCTCAATAGATAA
- a CDS encoding PorP/SprF family type IX secretion system membrane protein — translation MKKIPLFILFLFYITSASAQQDPEYTHYMYNMSVVNPAYATGVPAMLNLGGLYRTQWVGAVGAPKTFTFFGHTAVTDKVEVGLSLVSDDIGDGAKKENNFYADFAYVLNLGGKNKLSLGLKAGFTSLQTNFNGFKFTDTQTDLAFAENINVTRPNIGVGAYYFRDNFYVGLSAPNLLSSKHIEEKSGINAYGSEAIHTFLTAGYVFQINDMVKLKPAFMSKFVPGAPVSVDLTANVLYNNKFELGAAYRVNDAVSALMNINVTPSLRVGYAYDHTLSNMGQFNSGTHEIMLLFDLDLLGKGYDKSPRFF, via the coding sequence ATGAAAAAAATACCACTTTTTATACTTTTTCTCTTTTACATAACATCAGCCTCAGCCCAGCAAGATCCGGAATACACACATTATATGTACAATATGAGTGTAGTAAATCCTGCGTATGCTACAGGAGTTCCTGCCATGTTAAATCTTGGAGGATTATACAGAACACAATGGGTTGGAGCCGTAGGAGCGCCAAAAACATTTACCTTTTTTGGTCATACTGCTGTTACAGATAAAGTCGAAGTGGGTCTTTCGTTAGTTTCTGATGATATTGGTGATGGTGCGAAAAAAGAAAATAACTTCTATGCTGATTTTGCTTATGTCCTGAATCTTGGAGGAAAAAATAAACTTTCGTTAGGATTAAAAGCAGGTTTTACTTCACTACAAACCAATTTTAACGGATTCAAATTTACTGATACACAAACAGATTTGGCTTTCGCCGAAAATATAAATGTCACCAGACCTAACATTGGAGTAGGAGCGTATTATTTTAGAGATAATTTCTATGTGGGTTTATCAGCACCAAATTTACTGAGTTCTAAACATATCGAAGAAAAGTCGGGAATTAATGCCTACGGATCAGAGGCCATTCATACTTTTTTAACTGCAGGATATGTTTTTCAGATCAATGATATGGTCAAACTAAAACCGGCATTTATGTCGAAGTTTGTTCCCGGAGCACCAGTTTCTGTAGACTTGACTGCCAATGTTTTGTATAATAATAAATTTGAACTTGGAGCGGCTTACAGAGTAAATGATGCCGTGAGTGCTTTAATGAATATTAATGTTACGCCTTCGCTTAGAGTAGGTTATGCTTATGATCATACACTTTCGAATATGGGACAGTTTAATTCCGGTACACACGAAATTATGTTGCTGTTTGATTTGGATTTATTAGGAAAAGGATATGATAAATCACCAAGATTCTTCTAA